Within Massilia endophytica, the genomic segment GTCTCATGCTTGGCGACGTGTTCCTGCAGGGCCAGGTTATGTTCGGCGATCCACAGCTCGGCGTCGGCGGGCGTTTCCAGCGCCGTCCAGGGCACGGGGCGAAAACGCGGCGGGGCCGCATCGTCTTGGTCAGTAGGCTGCATAGCCCAGCAGTGTAACCGAAGAAGGAGGGAAGATGAAACTGAAGCGCTATGTCTCGGAATTCGAGGAATTTTTGGACCGCTACAAGCAGGATCACCCCGGCACGGAGGAAGACCAGTGGCGCGGCTGGAAGATCTGGTGGGACCACCGGCTCGACCTGGACGCGGTCGACCGCGCCCGCAAGGACAGCGTGCCCACCGAACCGTATTACTACGGCTGATCAGCCCTTCCAGCTGCGCTTGAGGCCCGTGTCCGCATGGATCCAGCCGCCGCGCGGCCCTTCCCGGTAATAGAAGCCCACCCCGCCCTGGCGGAAGCTCTTGACCAGCTCGCCCAGCACCTCGGCGTTCAGGTTGGCGATGCGGATGTCGGCCGCCTTCCCTTCCATATGCAGCGACTGGCGCGCGGCAGGCACGCCCTGCTCGATCAGGCGCTTGTTCGAGGCCGGCGTGCGGTAGCCGGACAGTATCTCGACCGGACTCTCGATGCCGTAGCGCTGCACGAAGGCCTGGGTGCCCCACAGGGTTTCCAGCAGCTTGGGATCGATGGGAGCCGTCTCCTTGCCGTTCACATCGCGCAGCAGGTAGCACAGCTCCTGGTAGGCTGCATCGATGATCTCCCCGTCCCGCCAGTACAGCAGGCGGGCCTTCTCGCCGCTCTGCGGACGGGTGACGCTGATGGTGCGCGGCTTGACCCAGAATTCCAGGTCCAGCATCTGCGCGTCGAACAGGTCGGGCGGCGGCGCCAGCTCCTGCGCCTTCGCCCTGGAAAAACCCAGCATGGGCGCCCCCACCAGGCCTGCCAGGCCCAGCGATTGACGGATAAATGCTCTGCGTGTTGCCATAAACCAATCCCGTGGTAGCGATATGGGTACTATAGCGTATAGCAGGGGGAGTTGAGAAAGCTCTTTAAGTTCGGCGCGCAAATTCCCCACATTTTCAGGCCGCGGCGGCCTCTTCGTGAGCAGGCAGGCGGGCCGCCGGCGCATCCAGCAGCTCGCCCTGGACCAGGGGCCAGACCCGCGCGGCCTGGGCGGCGCTGCTCAGGGCCAGCAAGGCCGCGCTGTCCTCGATACGGCGGAACAGGGTGCGTGCGCCCAGCTCCGCGCTCCGCAGCAGCAGCTCGGGCACGGCCTGCGCGTCGTCCAGCTTGCGGGTGTCGACGCGCAGCACGTCGGGCCGCACCCGGTCCAGCAAGGCCAGGCCTTCGCGCGCGCCGGACACGGCAACGCCGAAGCGGAACCCGTTGCGGCGGTAATTGTCCGCCACATAATTGAGCAGCCAGCTCTGCTGCGGCGTCGCCCGGGGCAGCTGCAGCACCACATGCTCCAGGGGCAGGCCGAGGGCATCGAGAATGCGGCGGAAGGCATAGCCGTGGTTGCTGCTCACCGCGCCCAGCAGGCGGGCGTGCACGTTCAGGTGCAGGTCCAGGCCCGCGCTCGCCTCCTGCCGGAAGAAGTTAATCGCGTGCAGCATGCGGCACAGGCGGTCCAGCTCCACGGACTCGTCGTCGCTGGCCGCATGGTCCAGCAGGCGCCAGAGGGACAGGCCTTCGTCGGCGGGCGCGGCGCTGCGCGCCAGGCCTTCGGCGCCCACGGGGCGGCCGCTGTCCAGTTCGCGTACGGTCTGGAACACGCTCGTCATGCTGCAATTGAAAAAGCGCCCGCGCGCCCTGCCCTGGCTGTCGAGCCACAGGCTGCTGTTGGCATTCTCGGCTGTGCCCAGCCGCGCCAGATACTGCTGAAGAACCGGATAGGCCATTGCCCCTCCCAGGAAAGCGAACACGGCGCCAGACTACGGCGCGCCGCGCCAACGCGGAAGGAATGCTTTCGCCCATCGATATGCGGCGACCGTATATGCCCTGCGCCACATATACATATTAAAAAAGATTAGTTCTGGTAATAAGGGCTCGGCGGTATCGTAGCGGCGTGATCAATCAGTGGTGACGCCCATGTGCCAGCTCCTCGCAGTCAACAGCAGCAAGCCAGCCGACCTCGGCCAGTACTTCGACGTCTTCGCCGAGCGCGGCGGCCGCACTGACGAGCACAAGGACGGCTGGGGCATCGCCTTCCACAGCGGCAAGCGCTGCCGGCTCTTCACCGACCACCGCGCCTGCGTGGAATCGCCGCTGGCCGCGCGCATCCGCCGCACGCCCCTGCGGGCGCGCAACATCCTGGCCCACATCCGCAAGGCCACGCAAGGGCGGATCGCGCTGGAAAACAGCCACCCCTTTGCGCGCAAGCTGTGGGGCCAGACCTGGTCCTTTGCCCACAATGGCGACCTGAAGGGCTTCCAACCCGCGCCGGGCAAATACCGTCCGCAAGGCGACACCGACAGCGAAGCCGCCTTCTGCCACCTGCTCTCCCGCCTGGCCGAGCGTTTCGACACGGCCCCGTCGGCCAGCGAACTGCACGCCGCCCTGGGCGAATTCGCGGCCGGCATTGCCGTGCACGGCACCTTCAACTTCATCCTCTCCAATGGCGAGACCCTGTACGCCCACTGCTCCACAAAGCTGCACTACCGGGTGGACGGCCGCCAGGCCCTGATCGCCACGGAACCCGTGGACAGCGAATCCGGCTGGATCCCCTTCGCCGCCGGCGACCTCAAGGCCTTCGGCTCCGGCCAGCGCATCGCCTGAGCCCCCCCAAGAAAAAAGTTGCTTAAATGGGGACAGACCCCTTTAGGAAATTGTTAAATTTCCTAAAGGGGTCTGTCCCCATTTAAGCAACTTTTTAGGGTGGCTAGTTGCCGCTGCAGTTGCAGAAGCGCTTGCGCTTGGCGTCCGGCGCGCAGCCTTCGGGGGTGAGGGATTTCCAGAAGAGGATGGTTTCCACGCCGTAGGGGGAGCGGACGTTGCCGTCGGCGGCGTAGCCGAGGCTGGCAAAGAAGGCTTCGGCGGTGGCGGTGCTGTGCAGGAAGAGGCTCTTCATGCCCTGGGCCTTGGCCAGCTCTTCCGCATGGGCCACCATGGCCTTGCCGCCGCCCTGCCCCCGCGCCTCCGGCAGGAGGTAGCACAGGGCCAGCTTGCCCGCGCTCGTCAGCAGGCCGACGCCTTCCACGGCGCCGCCGCGCACGGCCACGAAGGCGTGGTTGGTGGGGGAGTCGAACCAGCTGGCCACCATCTGCGGGGTCTTGTTGCCCAGCCAGGCGTCCAGGATGACCGGGTCGCCGCGGTGGTCCTGCACGCAGCATTCGGCAATGGAGCGGCGCAGCACCTGGCACGCGGCCCCGGCGTCTTCTGCTGCTGCCTTGCGAATTTCAAAACCCATCTGTGTCATCCAAATCTCGTCCAAGGCCGGACTATACACCAGAGCGCGCACGCTTGTGGGCCAGGGAACATCTAAGCATATTACGAAAGATTCTTGGCAATCCAGGTCAAAAGACCCGACTATGCGTTATGTGTTTTTAACCCAGGAACTGCCATGCCAAATAAGAAAATCGAATTTAGCGCCACCCGCCGCACCGCCGCCCGCTTCCTCGCCGCCTCCCTGGCCGCCGCCGCTTTCGCGCTGCCCGCCGCCGCCCGCGCCGAGGTGACGCTGCTGAACGTGTCCTATGACGTGGCCCGCGAGCTGTACAAGGACGTCAACCCGGCCTTCGAGGCGGCCTACAAGAAGCAGACCGGCCAGGAGATCAATGTGAAGCAGTCGCACGGCGGCTCGTCCAAGCAGGCGCGCGCCGTGGCCGACGGCCTGGAAGCGTCGGTGGTGACGATGAACCAGGCCAACGATATCGATATGCTGGCCGACCGGGGACTGGTGTCCCAGGACTGGGCCAAGAAGTTCCCCAATAATGCGGCGCCGATGTATTCGACCATGGTCTACCTGGTGCGCAAGGGCAATCCCAAGGGCATCAAGGACTGGGCGGACCTGGCCCGTCCCGACGTGAAAGTGGTGATACCGAACCCGAAAACCGCCGGCAACGGCCGCTACACCTATCTGGCGGCCTGGGGCTCGGTGCTGAACAAGGGCGGCACGGACGCCCAGGCCCGCGAGCTGGTGACCAAGATCTTCAAGAACGTGCCCGTGCTGGACGGCGGCGGCCGCGCCGCCACCACCACCTTCACCCAGCGCCAGATCGGCGACGCCCTGGTGACCTTCGAGAACGAAGTGCAGCTGGTGCGCGCGGAGTTCGGCGACAACTTCGATATCGTCTACCCCTCGATCTCCATCCTGGCCGAGTCGCCCGTGGCCGTGGTGGACAAGGTGGTGGACAAGAAGGGCATCCGCAAGGAAGCCACCGCCTACCTGAACTTCCTGTACACGGAACAGGGTCAGGAGATCATCGCCAAGCATTATCTGCGCCCCCGCTCGGAAGCCGTGTTCAAGAAGTATGCGGCCACCTTCCGCCCCATCAAGCTGTTCACGGTGGATGAGGTCTTCGGCGGCTGGCGCGCGGCCCAGAAGCGCCACTTCGACGATGGCGGCGAGTTCGACAAGATCTTCGCTTCCAAATAAGAGACAGGCCAAAAAAGAGACAGGCCCGGGAGCCTTGAGCCCCGGGCCTGTCCCTTTTCTTGGGTCATCTGTGGCACACGGCTGACATTGCCTAGCTGAGAAACCACTTTAATGTTATTCTCTAACCTTGGAAAAACTTGCCGTACAGATAGATTGTAAAACGGCACCCCCACCCTTTTTCCGGACTACCGAATACACATGCTCAAGAAAATCGCTGCCATCGCGCTGCTGTCGCTTTCCACTGCCGCCTTCGCCGACGTCCGCCTCGGCTCGCAATCGGTGCTGGTGGTGGAGGACGGCACGGGCAAGGTCCTGCTGGAGAAGAACGCCAACACGGTCGTGCCGATCGCCTCGCTCACCAAGCTCATGACCGCCATGGTGGTGCTGGACTCGAAACTCGACATGGACGAGCAGATCAGCATCGACCAGGTGGACGTCGACCGCCTCAAGCACAGCACCTCGCGCGTGCCCGTGGGCGCCACGCTCTCGCGCGGCGAGATCCTGCAGCTGACCCTCATGTCCTCGGATAACCGCGCCGCCGCCTCCCTGGCGCGCACCTATCCGGGCGGCCCCACCGCCTTCAAGGCGGCCATGAACGCCAAGATCAAGGCGCTGGGCATGAGCCAGACCCGCATCGACGAGCCTACCGGCCTGTCGCCGCAGAACACCTCGACCGCCGCCGACCTGGTGAAGATGGCCAGCGCCGCCGCCACCTATCCCGAGATCACGCGCCTGACCACGGACACGAAAGAGGTCATGAAGATCAAGGGCCGCGCGGTGGAGTACCACAACACCAACCGACTGGTGGGCGCCAAGGGCTGGGATATCGGCCTGTCCAAGACCGGCTATACCGAGGAAGCGGGCCGCTGCCTGATCATGCGCATTACGGCCGCGGGCAAGAACGCCACCATGGTGCTGCTGAACGCGAAGGCCAGCTCCGCGCGCCTGATGGATGCCATGAGCATCCGCCGCTTCATCACCGGCGGCGACGAACCGAAAGTGATGAAGGCCTCGAACGGCCGCAAGAAAGCCAAGCCGGGCAAGACGCGCCGCCGCCGCGCAGCGATGTAAGAAAAGGGGACGCTACGGCGTCCCTTCTTCATTGCGCGATCTGTCCGCGCAGGCCGCTGGCGCGATGCGTGCGTTCGGCAACCGCCTGCGCCAGCACGGCCGCATTCGGCGACACCAGCGTAAAGTACTCGCGCGCGCGCGTGATGCCGGTGTAGACCAGCTCCCGCGCCAGCACTGCCCCGCCCTCGCGCGGCAGCACCAGCACCGTGTGGCGGAACTCCGAGCCCTGGGATTTGTGCACCGTCATGGCGTAGGCCGTCTCCACATTGCGCAGGCGCGTGGCAAGCACGCTGCGCACCGTTTCGCCGTCCGAGAAGTAGACCCGCAGCGAGCCGGGACGGGCGGGATCGGGCAGCGTCAGGCCGATGTCGCCGTTGTAGACGCCCGTGGCGTAGTCGTTGCGCGTGACCATGACGGGCCTGCCCACATACCATTCGCCGCGCCGCCGTATCAGGCGCGCCGCTTCCAGGCGCTGTTCGATGGCCTCGTTCAGGCCCGCCACGCCCCACTCGCCTTCGCGCACGGCGCACAGCAGGCGGAAACGCTCGAAGGCCTCCAGCACACGGCCAACCCAGGCGTCGTAGTCCTGCTCGGGGCCGGGCATGGACTTGAGCATGGCGAGGTAGTCGCGGTAGCCGCCGCCCGCGCCGGGCCGCCCTTCCACCGCCAGGTGCAGCGCATCGGAAGGCTGGGCGCCGTCCAGCCATTGCAGCACGCCGCCGCTGTCCGCCTGCAGCACCTGGCGCGCGGCCTCGGCGTCGCCCCGGTTGACGGCGCCGGCCAGCTGGCCAATGGGGCCGCCGAAGCGGCGGCTCTGGCGCAGCATGACGATGCGCTGCGCCAGCGCGCCCGCGTCGCCTGCGAACGCAGGCGGAATCTCCTGGCCCGCCGCGCTGCGCACATAGGCCAGCGTTTCTTCGCTGTAGCCGCCCGCCTCCGCCTGGTAGCACAGGTCGCCCAGCACGGCGCCCGCTTCCACGGACGCCAGCTGGTCCTTGTCCCCCAGCAGGATCAGGCGCGCATGGTCCGGCAGGGCCGCCAGCAGCGACGCCATCATCTCCAGGTGGATCATCGACGCTTCGTCCACGATCAGCACGTCCACGTCCAGCGGATTGCCCGCGTGGTGGGCGAAGCTGCGCGTGTCCGGCCTTGCGCCCAGAAGGCTGTGCAGGGTACGCGCGGCGCCCATGCGGCCTGCCAGCTCGCGCAGCGGCAAGGCATCGCCCAGGCGCTCGCCCAGCTGCTCCAGCGCGCCGTCGATGGACTGCTTCAGCCGCGCCGCCGCCTTGCCCGTGGGCGCGGCGAGCGCGATGCGCAGGCCCGCCGCATCCGGGCCGGCCATCGCGAACAGGAGGGCCAGCAGGCGCGCCACGGTATAGGTCTTGCCGGTGCCGGGGCCGCCCGTGATCACGGCCAGGCCGCCGCGCAGGGCCACGGCGCAGGCGGTCTTCTGCCAGTCCGGCCCGCCCTCGCGGGTGGCGTGGTCGAACAGGCGGTCCAGCCAGCGCCGCACCTCGCCGGCATCCACAGCCTGCGTGGCTGCGGCGCGGCGGCGCACGGATGCCGCCACCGTGGTCTCGTCGCGCCAGTAGCGGCGCAGGTAAAGGCGTTCGCCGTCCAGCACCAAGGGCTGTTTGAAATCCAGGTCGCCAACGGGCCAGACCTGCTCGCAGCCCTGCAGCAGCGCGAGCCAGCCCTTGGCGTTGCGCGGCAGCGGCGCGGCGGCGGCGCGCAGGCCGCTCCATTCGCCCTCCGTCCAGCCCAGAAGGCCGGACGGGTCGCCCGCCAGATCGTCCAGCACCAGGCAGCTGTGGCCCCGCCCTTCCAGTTCGGAGAGCAGCAGGCTGGCCAGCATCAGTTGCGGCGAGGCCTGCCCCAGCGAGGCGATAAAGCGTGCGAAGGCGCCGCTCAGGCGCCGCAGCTTGCCCGCTTCGGTGAGCGCATCGATCTGGGCGAGCAGGGCCGGTGCCTCAGTCTTCATCGCTGTCCTCCCCTGGCGCGCCATGGCGCAGCAGTTCGTCCAGGCTGTCCAGCAGCGCCAGGTCGGGCGCCAGCAGGTAGCAGCCGCGCGTCGCGGGATTGGCCACGCCGCGCAGGAAGAAAAACACCGCGCCGCCCAGCTGCGCCGCCGGATCGTAGCCTTCGCCCAGACGGCTTTGCAGCAGCCGGTGCAGGGCCAGCATGTAGATGGCGCCCTGGATGTCGTAGCGGTGTTCCGCCATGCCGCGTGCCAGCGCCGCCTTGTGATAGGCCGCGTCGTTGCCGCCCAGGGCATTCGACTTGTAGTCCAGCACCCAATAACGGCCTTCGTGCTCGAACACCAGGTCGCTGAAGCCTTTCAGCATGCCGTGCAGCTGGCGCTCCGGCAACGCGGGACGCGAGATGCCGTCCAGCAGGTGCGTGCGGCACAGCCGGTCCAGGGCGCGCGAGGACAGGCGTTCGCTCGGGAACCAGAATTCCATCTCCGGCAGCACCGCGCCTATGCCGTCCAGCGCCACGCCCAGCGGGGGCAGCGGCGTGGTGGCGATGGCGCGAATCCAGGCCAGTGCGTCGTCCAGGCGGTTGCCCCAGCCCGCGCGCTCGATGCGGCGCGTGATGCGGTTCTCGAAATTCGGCTCGTGGACTGCTGCAAAACCTTCACCGCCCAGCCATTCCAGCTGTTCGTGCAGGAAGTTGCCCGGCATGGAGCCACGCGGGAAGCGGTGCCACGCCGCGTCGTCGATGCGCCCGATGGCGGGCGCGTCATCGTCCATCAGCTTCTCTTCCAATGCGCCGCGCGGTGCGGGCGCCACGGCGGCAGTGCGCTGCGCTTCCACGGGCGCGGCGCTGCGCCGCACCAGGGAAGTGAAGCTGCCGACCGACCAGTCCCTTTCGAAGTCCGCATCGAAAGGCTGGGCATCGACCAGGGGCGGCCGCTGCTCGACCCGTTCCAGCATGGTGGGGTGCCGCAGCTCCGGCAGGCTGCCGATGGCGATGGCGTCGCAGTCGGCGCGCAGGCGCTGCCAGCGCTCCTGCAGCTGGTCCGCCGGGAGAGCCTCCCCACCCGTAAGCAGGTAGCCGAGGGCGGATTCGTGCAGGGTATTCTCGCCGTCCTTGCGGCCGGGCAGCGCCGCAACGCCCAGCCACAGGAAATGGCGGGCGCGCGTCAGCGCAACATAGAGCAGGCGCAGGTCTTCCTCCAGCCGCGCCGCCTCCGCGGCCGCGTGGGCCTCGTCCGAGAGCGCCATGTCGATGCGCCGCACCCCATCCTCCGCCGTGTACTCGAAGAAGCTGCGGTTGCGCTTTTCCACCTTGCGCGCGGTGACGGCGAAGGGCAGATAGACCAGCGGGTACTCCAGGCCCTTGGACTTGTGTACCGTGACCACTTTCACCAGCTCCGCATCCGACTCAAGGCGTAACACGCGCTCGTCGCTGCTGTCGCCGCTGCCTTCGAGCTGCTCCGCCATCCAGCGGATCAGGGCCTGTTCGCCATCGAGCTGCCGGCTGGCCGATTGCAGCAGCTCCGCCAGGTGCAGCAGGTTGGTCAGGCGGCGCTCTCCTCCCGGCTGCGCCAGCAGCGCGGCGGGCAGGCCCAGTTCATGGATGAAGCGGCGCAGCATGGCCAGCACGCCCTGCCGCTGCCAGACGCCATGCAGGGCCTTGAGCTGGTCCACGCGCTGCTCCCACGCCAATTCGTCGGAAGAAAGGCGCGCCAGCTCCGCCAGCGGCAGGCCCGCCGTACGGGTGGCGAAGGCGGCGCGCGCCAGCGCACCGTCGAGCGGATTGGCCAGGGCGGACAGCCAGCGCAGCATGTCCTGCGCCTCCTCGCTTTCCAGCACCGAATCCTTGTCCGACAGGTAGACGCTCGGCACGCCGCGCCGCTGCAGGGCCTTGCGCACGGCTCCCGCCTCTCGCCGGTCGCGCACGAGAATGGCGATGTCGGCAGGCTGCAGGCGGCGGAAGCCGGAGGGCCCGTCGAAGCCCGACCGGGAGTCGTTCAGCAGGCAGACGATATGCTCCGCGCAGTGGTGGGCGAAGTACTCGCGGTAGGCGTCCTGCTTCAGGCCTTCGGCGCCGCAGGAAACCGTGAGCGCCTGCACCTGTCCGTCCACGCCGACCAGGCGTTCCGGCCTTCCTTTCGCGCCTACGGGCTCGAAGGGCAGCGGATTGATGGCGCCGTCGCGGAAGCGGAAAGCCCCGCGCACGAAGCCGCCCTCGCCGCCAATACCTTCAGCGTGCAGGAAGATCTGGTTCACGGCCTGCACCAGTTCCGCCGTGGAGCGGTAGTTGGTGCCCAGCTGGTAATGGCGGCCTTCCGTCGCCCGGCGCGCGGAAAGGTAGCTGTGGATGTCCGCGCCGCGGAAGCCGTAAATGGACTGTTTGGGGTCGCCGATCAGGAACAGGCCCAGTGCGGGATCGTTGTCCGCCACGCGGTACAGCAGGTCGAAGATGCGGTACTGGCTGGGCGCCGTATCCTGGAACTCGTCGACCAGGGCCACAGGGTACTGCTCCGTGATGCGCTTGCGCAGCGCCTCTCCGTTGGCGCCTTCCAGCGCTGCCTTCAGGCGCTCGAGCATG encodes:
- a CDS encoding EAL domain-containing protein encodes the protein MAYPVLQQYLARLGTAENANSSLWLDSQGRARGRFFNCSMTSVFQTVRELDSGRPVGAEGLARSAAPADEGLSLWRLLDHAASDDESVELDRLCRMLHAINFFRQEASAGLDLHLNVHARLLGAVSSNHGYAFRRILDALGLPLEHVVLQLPRATPQQSWLLNYVADNYRRNGFRFGVAVSGAREGLALLDRVRPDVLRVDTRKLDDAQAVPELLLRSAELGARTLFRRIEDSAALLALSSAAQAARVWPLVQGELLDAPAARLPAHEEAAAA
- a CDS encoding DUF3460 family protein is translated as MKLKRYVSEFEEFLDRYKQDHPGTEEDQWRGWKIWWDHRLDLDAVDRARKDSVPTEPYYYG
- the recD gene encoding exodeoxyribonuclease V subunit alpha, translating into MKTEAPALLAQIDALTEAGKLRRLSGAFARFIASLGQASPQLMLASLLLSELEGRGHSCLVLDDLAGDPSGLLGWTEGEWSGLRAAAAPLPRNAKGWLALLQGCEQVWPVGDLDFKQPLVLDGERLYLRRYWRDETTVAASVRRRAAATQAVDAGEVRRWLDRLFDHATREGGPDWQKTACAVALRGGLAVITGGPGTGKTYTVARLLALLFAMAGPDAAGLRIALAAPTGKAAARLKQSIDGALEQLGERLGDALPLRELAGRMGAARTLHSLLGARPDTRSFAHHAGNPLDVDVLIVDEASMIHLEMMASLLAALPDHARLILLGDKDQLASVEAGAVLGDLCYQAEAGGYSEETLAYVRSAAGQEIPPAFAGDAGALAQRIVMLRQSRRFGGPIGQLAGAVNRGDAEAARQVLQADSGGVLQWLDGAQPSDALHLAVEGRPGAGGGYRDYLAMLKSMPGPEQDYDAWVGRVLEAFERFRLLCAVREGEWGVAGLNEAIEQRLEAARLIRRRGEWYVGRPVMVTRNDYATGVYNGDIGLTLPDPARPGSLRVYFSDGETVRSVLATRLRNVETAYAMTVHKSQGSEFRHTVLVLPREGGAVLARELVYTGITRAREYFTLVSPNAAVLAQAVAERTHRASGLRGQIAQ
- a CDS encoding GNAT family N-acetyltransferase; translated protein: MGFEIRKAAAEDAGAACQVLRRSIAECCVQDHRGDPVILDAWLGNKTPQMVASWFDSPTNHAFVAVRGGAVEGVGLLTSAGKLALCYLLPEARGQGGGKAMVAHAEELAKAQGMKSLFLHSTATAEAFFASLGYAADGNVRSPYGVETILFWKSLTPEGCAPDAKRKRFCNCSGN
- a CDS encoding class II glutamine amidotransferase — encoded protein: MCQLLAVNSSKPADLGQYFDVFAERGGRTDEHKDGWGIAFHSGKRCRLFTDHRACVESPLAARIRRTPLRARNILAHIRKATQGRIALENSHPFARKLWGQTWSFAHNGDLKGFQPAPGKYRPQGDTDSEAAFCHLLSRLAERFDTAPSASELHAALGEFAAGIAVHGTFNFILSNGETLYAHCSTKLHYRVDGRQALIATEPVDSESGWIPFAAGDLKAFGSGQRIA
- the recB gene encoding exodeoxyribonuclease V subunit beta, translating into MSQLLQPLSFPLHGSRLIEASAGTGKTWTIAALYLRLVLGHGGADGYPRPLLPPDILVMTFTRAATRELSNRIRERLVEAAARFRGESGGDDAYLDALMASCPDETVRQQAAHRLMLAAETMDEAAIFTIDAWCQRMLREHAFDSGSLFDEELVGDEAALFEDAAHDYWRQQVYPLNAHALSLLQSCWSDVEVLKRTMRELVPRAASLDVEARAQREGLAALIARVQREQQAALARLKEGWVERADRMEAWIAQQREAMPKCFNGVKMKPESVAKWFAALRDWAADPQAVEPALNATAWRRLTPEGIADACARDFTPSIPADFDAVAPLAEALAAIEPLKHALYRHAAAVIARRIDELKRRNRQFGFADMLERLKAALEGANGEALRKRITEQYPVALVDEFQDTAPSQYRIFDLLYRVADNDPALGLFLIGDPKQSIYGFRGADIHSYLSARRATEGRHYQLGTNYRSTAELVQAVNQIFLHAEGIGGEGGFVRGAFRFRDGAINPLPFEPVGAKGRPERLVGVDGQVQALTVSCGAEGLKQDAYREYFAHHCAEHIVCLLNDSRSGFDGPSGFRRLQPADIAILVRDRREAGAVRKALQRRGVPSVYLSDKDSVLESEEAQDMLRWLSALANPLDGALARAAFATRTAGLPLAELARLSSDELAWEQRVDQLKALHGVWQRQGVLAMLRRFIHELGLPAALLAQPGGERRLTNLLHLAELLQSASRQLDGEQALIRWMAEQLEGSGDSSDERVLRLESDAELVKVVTVHKSKGLEYPLVYLPFAVTARKVEKRNRSFFEYTAEDGVRRIDMALSDEAHAAAEAARLEEDLRLLYVALTRARHFLWLGVAALPGRKDGENTLHESALGYLLTGGEALPADQLQERWQRLRADCDAIAIGSLPELRHPTMLERVEQRPPLVDAQPFDADFERDWSVGSFTSLVRRSAAPVEAQRTAAVAPAPRGALEEKLMDDDAPAIGRIDDAAWHRFPRGSMPGNFLHEQLEWLGGEGFAAVHEPNFENRITRRIERAGWGNRLDDALAWIRAIATTPLPPLGVALDGIGAVLPEMEFWFPSERLSSRALDRLCRTHLLDGISRPALPERQLHGMLKGFSDLVFEHEGRYWVLDYKSNALGGNDAAYHKAALARGMAEHRYDIQGAIYMLALHRLLQSRLGEGYDPAAQLGGAVFFFLRGVANPATRGCYLLAPDLALLDSLDELLRHGAPGEDSDED
- a CDS encoding sulfate ABC transporter substrate-binding protein — encoded protein: MPNKKIEFSATRRTAARFLAASLAAAAFALPAAARAEVTLLNVSYDVARELYKDVNPAFEAAYKKQTGQEINVKQSHGGSSKQARAVADGLEASVVTMNQANDIDMLADRGLVSQDWAKKFPNNAAPMYSTMVYLVRKGNPKGIKDWADLARPDVKVVIPNPKTAGNGRYTYLAAWGSVLNKGGTDAQARELVTKIFKNVPVLDGGGRAATTTFTQRQIGDALVTFENEVQLVRAEFGDNFDIVYPSISILAESPVAVVDKVVDKKGIRKEATAYLNFLYTEQGQEIIAKHYLRPRSEAVFKKYAATFRPIKLFTVDEVFGGWRAAQKRHFDDGGEFDKIFASK
- a CDS encoding YcbK family protein, coding for MATRRAFIRQSLGLAGLVGAPMLGFSRAKAQELAPPPDLFDAQMLDLEFWVKPRTISVTRPQSGEKARLLYWRDGEIIDAAYQELCYLLRDVNGKETAPIDPKLLETLWGTQAFVQRYGIESPVEILSGYRTPASNKRLIEQGVPAARQSLHMEGKAADIRIANLNAEVLGELVKSFRQGGVGFYYREGPRGGWIHADTGLKRSWKG
- a CDS encoding serine hydrolase, producing MLKKIAAIALLSLSTAAFADVRLGSQSVLVVEDGTGKVLLEKNANTVVPIASLTKLMTAMVVLDSKLDMDEQISIDQVDVDRLKHSTSRVPVGATLSRGEILQLTLMSSDNRAAASLARTYPGGPTAFKAAMNAKIKALGMSQTRIDEPTGLSPQNTSTAADLVKMASAAATYPEITRLTTDTKEVMKIKGRAVEYHNTNRLVGAKGWDIGLSKTGYTEEAGRCLIMRITAAGKNATMVLLNAKASSARLMDAMSIRRFITGGDEPKVMKASNGRKKAKPGKTRRRRAAM